A genomic segment from Leptolyngbya boryana PCC 6306 encodes:
- a CDS encoding DUF1294 domain-containing protein encodes MQRGILRTWKDDRGFGFIESSVGKRRIFLHITAIRESSYRPQVGDVIYFHLERDEQGRLRASNAWFETDRPKPPIQSPVVSKKAPKYQSSFSPAPALLSILPMWGAFDFMFRTRNAFPALAYIALGILTFLLYREDKNRAVSKAWRIPEAQLHLSELFGGWIGALVAQQVFRHKTRKTSYQLVFCSIVALHSIFWFDWLFLGRNLAKSFM; translated from the coding sequence ATGCAGAGAGGGATTTTGAGGACTTGGAAAGACGATCGAGGATTTGGCTTTATTGAATCCAGTGTGGGTAAGCGACGGATCTTTCTACACATCACAGCAATTCGAGAAAGTTCTTACCGTCCTCAAGTTGGAGATGTAATTTACTTTCATCTTGAACGAGACGAACAAGGAAGATTACGCGCCTCTAACGCTTGGTTCGAGACAGATAGACCGAAACCTCCAATCCAATCTCCGGTCGTGTCAAAAAAAGCACCTAAATACCAAAGTTCATTTTCACCTGCACCCGCTTTGCTCTCGATTCTGCCGATGTGGGGAGCGTTCGATTTTATGTTCAGAACTCGCAATGCGTTTCCAGCGTTAGCTTACATAGCGCTTGGAATTCTGACATTTCTGCTGTACCGCGAAGATAAAAATCGCGCTGTCTCAAAAGCGTGGAGAATTCCAGAGGCTCAGTTGCATCTGTCCGAATTGTTTGGCGGCTGGATTGGGGCACTAGTCGCGCAGCAAGTTTTTCGACATAAAACTCGTAAAACTTCTTATCAATTGGTGTTTTGCTCGATCGTTGCTCTGCATTCGATCTTCTGGTTCGACTGGCTTTTTCTAGGAAGAAACCTGGCTAAATCATTTATGTAG
- a CDS encoding adenylate/guanylate cyclase domain-containing protein, with the protein MTSLSSHLPDQPRSLQKDPQTITISVDSPKLDSSLAVTSGGGLAPKGKFSSFLAPLTQDKFKEVVHEVEHKLKIVNQTLSMLDAQGFDAILEEMLNSITAKTGELLNADRTTIYLLDEEKNELHTTVNEGSGRSYEIRFPADQGIAGEVATFKRPVNIPYDFFDDPRSTQAKIQYNKTGYRTYTMLTMPLLGEQGNLVAVVQLINKLRPKCDRTLPLDEIIALEGFTTYDEEVFREFAPSIRLILESSRSFYLATQKQRAANALIKATQSLSQSSLDLDDTLKRVMDEAKALMNADRSTLWLIDRDRNEIWTRIPTADGAMKELRLPIGVGFAGQVAASGEVINIPFDLYNREGAETAKKTDQANGYRTCSLLCMPVRNADGELIGVTQLVNKTKKGEFPPYSPEDFPQAPERWRASFNRSDQEFMETFNIQAGVALQNAKLFETVKQQEQMQRDILRSLTNGVISTDKEGNIIAANDSAKKLLGLQQEDAIEGQAITKLIKLEKGSFYHWFNQSISARSREQYYPDQTLQPIRGEEQHSINLSINTIADATDAQRVSGALIVMDDISDEKRLKSTMYRYMTQELAEQLLENPDAAKMGGDRKDVSVLFSDIRSYTTLTETLKAEEVVEMLNQYFESMVEAVFMHKGILDKYIGDAIMAVFGSPLPLDDHEWMAVQTALEMRQRLAAFNKLRHGRNEQTIDIGIGINSDTVISGNIGCSKRMEFTAIGDGVNLGSRLEGASKIYGTDIVISESTYRPCADRVWARELDFIKVKGKNKPVAVYELVGLKSDQISEEKKRVIEHYHLARKHYLERKFAFAVAEFASVLEIDKQDKAALLHMKRCEHWLTTPPPEQWDGSWSLTEK; encoded by the coding sequence ATGACTTCCCTTTCTTCGCATCTGCCCGACCAGCCCCGCTCACTGCAAAAAGACCCTCAAACTATTACAATCTCGGTCGATTCCCCAAAACTCGACTCTAGTCTTGCAGTCACTTCGGGAGGCGGACTTGCGCCGAAAGGTAAATTCTCGTCTTTTCTTGCTCCTCTCACCCAGGACAAATTCAAAGAAGTTGTTCACGAAGTCGAACACAAATTAAAAATCGTCAATCAAACCCTCTCCATGCTTGATGCGCAAGGGTTCGACGCGATTTTAGAAGAAATGCTCAATTCGATCACAGCGAAAACGGGAGAACTGCTCAACGCCGATCGCACCACGATCTATCTTCTCGACGAAGAGAAAAACGAGCTGCATACCACCGTGAATGAAGGCTCAGGACGCTCCTACGAAATCCGGTTTCCTGCCGATCAAGGGATTGCCGGAGAAGTTGCAACGTTCAAACGTCCCGTCAATATCCCTTACGACTTTTTCGACGATCCCCGCTCCACGCAAGCCAAAATTCAATACAACAAAACTGGCTATCGCACCTACACAATGCTGACAATGCCCTTGCTCGGCGAGCAGGGAAACCTCGTTGCAGTCGTGCAATTGATTAATAAACTCCGTCCAAAATGCGATCGCACACTTCCCCTCGACGAAATCATTGCTCTAGAAGGCTTCACCACCTATGACGAAGAAGTTTTCCGAGAATTCGCTCCATCGATTCGGCTAATTCTGGAATCTTCGCGATCGTTCTATCTCGCCACCCAAAAACAACGCGCAGCAAATGCCCTGATCAAAGCGACTCAATCTCTCAGCCAAAGTAGCTTAGACCTTGATGACACTTTGAAACGAGTCATGGACGAAGCGAAAGCGCTCATGAATGCCGATCGCAGTACGTTGTGGTTAATCGATCGCGATCGCAATGAAATTTGGACACGCATTCCCACTGCTGACGGAGCCATGAAAGAATTGCGCTTACCGATCGGCGTTGGATTTGCTGGACAAGTTGCGGCATCCGGTGAAGTCATCAACATTCCGTTTGATTTATACAATCGAGAAGGCGCTGAGACGGCTAAGAAAACGGATCAAGCGAACGGATATCGAACCTGTAGCCTGCTCTGTATGCCCGTTCGCAACGCAGACGGAGAATTAATTGGAGTCACGCAGCTCGTCAACAAAACGAAAAAAGGCGAATTCCCGCCTTACAGCCCCGAAGATTTTCCTCAAGCTCCAGAGCGTTGGAGAGCGAGCTTCAACCGCAGCGACCAGGAATTCATGGAAACCTTCAACATTCAGGCAGGGGTCGCCCTACAGAATGCCAAACTGTTTGAAACAGTGAAGCAGCAAGAGCAAATGCAGCGAGACATTTTGAGATCGCTGACCAATGGTGTGATCTCAACCGACAAAGAAGGAAATATCATTGCGGCAAATGACAGCGCCAAGAAACTCCTGGGATTACAACAAGAAGACGCGATCGAAGGACAAGCAATTACGAAGTTAATCAAACTCGAAAAAGGTAGTTTCTATCATTGGTTTAATCAATCGATCAGTGCTCGCAGTCGAGAGCAGTACTATCCCGATCAGACCTTGCAGCCGATTCGAGGCGAAGAGCAGCATAGTATTAACTTGTCGATTAATACGATCGCAGATGCAACTGATGCTCAGCGAGTGTCAGGTGCGCTGATTGTGATGGATGACATTAGCGATGAAAAGCGGCTGAAAAGTACGATGTATCGCTACATGACTCAAGAACTTGCAGAACAGCTTTTAGAAAATCCTGATGCTGCAAAAATGGGCGGCGATCGCAAAGATGTCTCGGTTCTGTTTTCAGACATTCGCAGCTATACAACCTTGACCGAAACGCTCAAAGCAGAAGAAGTGGTCGAAATGCTCAATCAGTATTTCGAGTCAATGGTTGAAGCCGTGTTCATGCACAAAGGCATTCTCGATAAATATATTGGCGATGCAATCATGGCGGTGTTTGGCTCGCCTTTGCCTTTGGATGACCACGAATGGATGGCAGTTCAAACCGCATTAGAAATGCGCCAGCGATTAGCCGCATTCAATAAATTGCGGCATGGTCGCAATGAACAAACGATCGATATCGGCATCGGTATCAACTCTGACACCGTGATTAGTGGCAACATCGGATGCAGTAAACGGATGGAATTTACCGCGATCGGCGACGGTGTGAATCTCGGATCGCGGCTCGAAGGTGCAAGTAAAATCTATGGAACCGATATTGTAATTAGTGAGAGCACCTATCGTCCTTGTGCCGATCGCGTTTGGGCAAGAGAACTCGACTTTATTAAAGTCAAAGGCAAAAACAAACCTGTTGCAGTCTACGAACTCGTTGGGCTGAAGTCTGACCAGATTTCAGAAGAGAAAAAGCGAGTGATTGAGCATTATCACTTGGCACGCAAGCATTACTTGGAGCGCAAATTCGCTTTTGCCGTTGCTGAGTTTGCTTCTGTTCTGGAAATCGACAAACAGGATAAAGCAGCATTACTGCACATGAAGCGGTGTGAACATTGGCTGACAACTCCCCCTCCGGAACAGTGGGATGGGTCTTGGTCACTGACTGAGAAGTAG
- a CDS encoding carbon dioxide-concentrating mechanism protein — MNRQDPYVDSALGLVSTQSFPAIVGTADMMLKSSGVTLVGYEMIGGGYCTAVVRGGISDVRLAVEVGADLVEQFGMKVSTIVIPRPMPNLDAVLPIGSKLAAMIGNQGTSQFRNMAVGLLETRGFPAMVAAADAMLKSADVTLTAYHTIGDGLCTAIVRGTVANVAMAVDVGMQEAERVGELHSVMVIPRALDDLDQTLPIASCWVEELKPLQIPITVKEVEKPLVALPELAKPEPLELPAQVEKALPEAQAAEFELATEEKEALELTQPEAPLEKLELPEPESPPENQEES, encoded by the coding sequence ATGAACCGCCAAGATCCCTACGTTGACTCAGCCCTTGGTCTCGTTTCGACCCAAAGCTTCCCCGCGATCGTGGGTACGGCTGACATGATGTTAAAGTCTTCCGGGGTGACGCTTGTCGGTTACGAAATGATTGGTGGTGGCTACTGTACTGCTGTGGTTCGAGGCGGCATTTCCGATGTACGACTTGCCGTTGAAGTCGGAGCCGATTTGGTGGAGCAATTTGGCATGAAGGTTTCGACGATCGTCATTCCTCGCCCGATGCCAAATTTAGATGCAGTTTTACCGATCGGCAGCAAACTCGCGGCGATGATCGGCAATCAAGGCACAAGCCAATTTCGCAACATGGCAGTCGGATTGCTTGAAACTCGCGGGTTTCCGGCGATGGTAGCCGCAGCTGATGCGATGCTGAAATCGGCGGATGTGACGTTGACTGCATATCACACGATCGGAGATGGTCTGTGTACTGCGATCGTTCGGGGAACGGTTGCGAATGTCGCGATGGCGGTTGATGTTGGAATGCAAGAAGCTGAGCGAGTCGGCGAATTACATTCAGTCATGGTGATTCCGCGTGCTTTAGATGATTTAGATCAGACTTTACCGATCGCGTCTTGTTGGGTCGAAGAACTCAAACCGCTACAAATTCCGATTACGGTCAAAGAAGTCGAGAAACCGTTGGTCGCGTTGCCTGAACTCGCGAAACCTGAGCCGTTAGAGTTGCCTGCTCAAGTTGAAAAAGCATTACCGGAAGCACAAGCGGCGGAGTTTGAACTAGCGACCGAGGAAAAAGAAGCCCTTGAACTCACGCAACCCGAAGCCCCACTTGAGAAGTTAGAACTGCCTGAACCTGAATCTCCTCCTGAAAACCAAGAGGAAAGCTAG